A single window of Aphidius gifuensis isolate YNYX2018 linkage group LG1, ASM1490517v1, whole genome shotgun sequence DNA harbors:
- the LOC122860415 gene encoding toll-like receptor 6: protein MFTHQKVNVIQNNALKNISSLSIKSLKLNLADVKLHIEPLAFSNLLSLENLEINSASVLLDPDIFYDLNNLKYLKIQLANKTKSYLNDVLNKHPNLHELEFFNHQDADICDFTSRDTSLNILHIQYTQSSLRVISRHSFYCLKNLQHLTITESNLNFIVPGTFNALKKLKKVSIVSSKELTRIPSNVFNVRSFEIINLSNNSIEQIDNGAFITGSNRLLLLNLSSNSLQVIQEGIFQNIHCKVIDLTKNKLVYIVDGAFNVSQIDTIYLFDNNLFLLDHSSWGFNVNTIIYLKYTNVDIALYQLNKSMSSMDHNENICYLSQSYYFKICKTSRTKLKSVKNLTDDWQPQSLEITDNNISSIGENAFNNLSIKVLMIKSAVEKFELFPASFAGLNQLRMLKLNTKPIHIKTYIFDQLTSLSFLEISVDEYSDIPLCKLFKNLRFFESLQLIRQRGIDICDNKLCTNNNFNISALHYENGTFTNLQKNALDISYNQIIEIDDGVFKDMNLEHLFFYRNVGVFNNSRYWYLDDSQIENNCVNQDTYRICIKRKTLTSVDIPNKYLFSKSFLSSFVGWLTTSDTLKISDERISSMGKYVFKDLSEFFIHPESFDGLLNLENLELNVGPVDLKENLFDGLISLKYLKIEIKYNPQSPSKYINNVLKTVPSLRVLEIENSDSVNICENPRSNNNLLSITGLYYTGGSISKLPTNSLLCLQNLEKLSITQTQLTTIEAGVFDSMDTLKYINLAFNKITHISTGVFNYLNNLITLELNHNKINDIESKSLLKSGNNNLRLLNLSYNEFTIIKKDTFKDIKCKYLDLSQNKISIIENDAFENTNIYDIFLLNNCFSTPVKKVWKIPSFTVVHLKNFYPFPHSHL, encoded by the exons atgtttacacatcaaaaagTTAAcgttattcaaaataatgcattgaaaaatatatcatctttGTCCATCAAATCTTTAAAACTCAATTTGGCTGATGTAAAATTGCATATTGAACCACTtgcattttcaaatttactatcattggaaaatcttgaaattAATTCAGCTTCAGTTTTGCTGGACCccgatattttttatgatttgaataatttgaaatatctcAAAATTCAACTGGCCAATAAAACGAAATCATATCTCAATgatgtattaaataaacatccGAATTTACATGAATTGGAATTTTTCAATCATCAAGATGCTGATATTTGCGATTTTACTAGTCGAGATACTTCTCTCAATATTCTACATATTCAATATACTCAAAGTTCCCTGAGAGTAATATCTCGtcattcattttattgtttaaaaaatcttcaacATCTGACAATAACTGAgagcaatttaaattttattgttccTGGTACATTTAatgcattgaaaaaattgaaaaaagtgtCTATCGTATCAAGCAAAGAACTGACTCGAATACCTTCAAATGTATTCAATGTTCGaagttttgaaattataaatttgagtaataattcaattgaacaAATTGATAATGGAGCATTTATAACTGGAAgtaatagattattattactcAACTTGAGTTCTAATTCATTGCAAGTTATTCAAGAaggaatttttcaaaatattcattGCAAGGTTATTGATcttacgaaaaataaattagtctATATCGTTGATGGGGCATTTAATGTATCACAAAttgatacaatttatttatttgacaataatttatttttgcttgaTCATTCGAGTTGGGGTTTTAATGTCAAtaccattatttatttaaaatacacaaaCGTTGATATTgcattatatcaattaaataaatcaatgagtTCAATGGATCACAATGAGAACATATGTTACTTGAGtcaaagttattattttaaaatttgtaaaacatcACGTACGAAACttaaatcagtaaaaaatcTCACTGATGATTGGCAACCTCAATCACTTGAAATAACTGATAacaatatttcatcaattggAGAGAatgcatttaataatttgagtATAAaagttttgatgataaaatctGCTGTTGAGAagtttgaattatttcctgCATCATTTGCTGGATTGAATCAACTTAGAATGCTCAAACTCAATACTAAACCAATTCAtattaaaacatatatttttgatcaacTAACGTCATTAAgttttcttgaaatttcaGTAGATGAATATTCCGATATTCCTCTctgtaaattattcaaaaatctCAGGTTTTTTGAAAGCTTACAACTTATACGTCAACGTGGAATTgatatttgtgataataaattatgcacaaataataattttaatatatcagcTCTTCATTATGAAAATGGaacatttacaaatttacaaaaaaat GCATTAGATATATcatataatcaaattattgaaattgatgATGGTGTATTTAAAGACATGAATCTTGAGCATCTATTTTTCTATCGTAATGTtggtgtttttaataattctcgTTATTGGTATCTTGATGATtcacaaattgaaaataactGTGTTAATCAAGATACATAcagaatttgtataaaaagaaaaactctAACATCTGTTGATATacccaataaatatttattttctaaatcatTTTTGTCGTCTTTTGTCGGATGGCTTACAACAAGTGATACACTTAAAATATCTGACGAGAGAATATCGTCAATGggtaaatatgtatttaaagattt aagtgaatttttcattcatccTGAATCATTTGATGGTTTGTTAAATTtggaaaatttagaattaaatgTTGGACCAGTTGAcctcaaagaaaatttatttgatggtTTAATAtcactaaaatatttaaaaattgaaattaaatataatccaCAATCACCTTcgaaatatatcaataatgtATTAAAAACTGTTCCAAGTTTGAGAGTATTGGAAATAGAGAATAGTGATTCAGTTAATATTTGTGAAAATCCAAGATCCAATAACAATTTACTGTCTATCACAGGTCTTTATTATACTGGTGGATCAATCAGTAAATTACCAACAAATTCATTATTGTGTCTACAGAATCTggaaaaattgtcaataacACAAACACAACTGACAACAATTGAAGCTGGTGTATTTGATTCAATGGATActcttaaatatataaatttggcattcaacaaaataactCATATTTCTACtggtgtttttaattatttaaataacttaaTTACACTCGAGCTgaatcataataaaatcaatgacaTCGAGAGTAAATCATTGTTAAAAtctggtaataataatttacgtcTTCTCAATTTAAGTTACAATGAATTCACAATTATTAAGAAAGATACTTTTAAAGATATTAAATGCAAATATCTAGATTTATCACAAAACAAAATTAGcattattgaaaatgatgCATTCGAAAAtactaatatttatgatatatttttacttaataATTGTTTCAGTACTCCAGTAAAAAAAGTTTGGAAGATACCTTCATTTACTGTTGTTCAtcttaaaaacttttatccTTTTCCACATAGTCatttataa